The sequence below is a genomic window from Cobetia sp. cqz5-12.
CTCTGTTCCGAGGTGAAGACCAAGGCCACCAATGGAGTGTCCACGCCCATTAGTTCGGCAATTGCCGACTGCGAGAAGGATCGGACAAGTCGATTGGCTAAGACGCTGGTGTGGCTTAAAGAGCGTGCACTTCACGAAAATCTGGGTACCACAACCGTCGCTCACCTCGAGCGGTTCATCCAGGCCACCGACCACCCCGAAGCTCAGAAGCACTTCCGGGCCGTTGCGGTTGTATGTGGGAGCATCGTGGATGAAGAGCTCGCAGATACCCCCGACGAAGAGCCCTCGGATCACACAGTAGTTGTGATCGCCGTTCCAGAGCTGAAGCAGCGCTACGAGGAGGTCTTCGATGCCGTTCACGAGAGCGTCACGGAAACTGGGGGCGGCGCATGAGGGAGATCCTGGCTAAGTGGGTGAGCGACGCTGATGCCCTTCATCATGTGGAGAGATTTGGCTCTCCACAGCTGCCGTTGCAGCTAAGCTACGTACGCTCTCGAGGCGACGACTACTACATCTCACTTGTTGGCGAGCTCTTCGACCGACTCAATGAGCCTTACAACGATGCTGTCGACTGGCTGCGGTTAGGCAACGCGATCACTCAGGCAGGCGGCATCGGTGGCGACGACCAGGCAACGGCTTATCGCGGAATTCTGGAGCCGGAAGCCGCTGTCCTCGCGGCAGCAGCGTTTTACTTTGGAGGCTACTCAGCTTCTGCATATCTCACTCTCAAGACGGCGAACCCGGATGCCCTCGGTGAGATTCAGCAAGCGTGCTATGAGCTTCTCGCAAGGCCATCTACGATTAAGTCTACACGTGTGAGCGCCCTCGTTGGTGCCGTGCTAAGGGGTAACCTAGACGCCATACGGGAACAGAGCAATCAGGCTGCGGAGATGGAGGAATCTGCGCTGAATATTGATCCCGATGAATGGGTGGGATGGCGTCTTTTCCGGCGGATACTCTCCAGATTCGAGGAGACAAACATCCGTGCCGTCCTTCCAGATGGCGCATCAGAATTTTGGGATCCTCTTGTTCGGTCTTTCCTCAACCGAAACCCGCCAGTATGGGACTTCTTCCCTTCGCAGGTCGACGCGATCAAAAGTGGGTTGCTGGGAGGTGATAACTCTTACTCTATCCAGATGCCGACCGGCGCAGGAAAGACGGCGCTTTCGGAGACGCTGCTTTTTTACCACCTAAACCAGCACCCGGAGGATGTGGCAATCCTGCTCGTTCCATATCGGTCCCTAGCGGCGGAGCTACGCGGCAGCCTCGTCAAGCGCTTAGCTCACATGGGGCTCCCGGCCCGGTGCGTGTACGGTGGCACTGTGCCTACTGGAGACGAGATACGAAATCTGGACAATACGCGGGCGATCGTCGCGACGCCAGAGGCGTTGTCGGGTTTGCTTAGCACGGAACCGGACTTCTTCGCCCGTGTTTCCCTCGTTATCTGCGATGAGGGTCACCTCCTCGATGGCGAGGCCCGTGGAGTAGGGTTGGAGTTGCTGCTTGCCCGAATGCGAGCCCGCGAGATCGGCCCGCCCAAGTTCGTCTTCGTTTCAGCCATCGTCCCTAACATCGAGGAGATCAATACGTGGCTGGATGGAACGGATGAAACCGTAGTCCGCAGCGACTACCGTCCGGCTCTCGCTGAATTCGCAGTGCTTAAGGTGGCTGGAAAGAACTCAAGCACTAGAGTGGCACTACAGCTTCATCCGCATCACGCAGCATCCTCGTTCTCAATTGAGCACTTTCTGAGCCACGATGACTTTCGCTATCGCAATACCTCGACAGGCCGGCTGAATACATATTCGTTCAACTCCGTTAAGACCCAGGCTATTGCCGCGGCACGAAAGGCGCTATCGATGGGTGCGGTTGCCGTATTCGCGGCCAACAAGAGGGGCAACCAGGGGGCTGTAGGTCTCGCGAGTGAGCTTCTGGTCCAGTTGGCACATCCACTGCAAGTGCCCACACCCATGCAGTATGTTCAAGACGTAGCGAAGCTCCAGGCCGCGGTCGAGTACTTCACACTCGAGTACGGCGCTTCATGGGTTGGAACGCGAGCTCTTGATGCGGGGGCCGTTCTGCATCATGGGGATATTCCTCAGGAAAGCAGAGAGGTCGTCGAAGCCTTAGTTCGCGCGGGGGACGTTCGACTGGCGATATGCACTAGCACGCTGGCTGAGGGCGTCAACTTGCCGATCAGGACTTTGGTTTTGTACTCAGTACAACGTCGTAGCCCAAATGGGGCCCCTGAGAACCTGCTCGCGCGAGATATCAAGAACCTAGTCGGACGAGCGGGACGTGCGGGAGCAACCACCAAGGGCCTCGTTATTTGCGCCAACCCTAGACAGTGGCCTTTGGTAGCTCCCGTTGCTCAGCAGCAACCAGGAGAGCGCGTTAACGGAGCGCTACTCGAGCTGATGCGTCGCCTGCAGTCTGCTCTGAACCAGCACAACCTTACTCTCACGAACGACATTCTAGAGGGAGAGACCGCGCTGCATACCTTGATCGATGGCATAGACTCGACTCTCATCGATCTCGCCGCAGAGGAGCTTGGGGAGGACGAACTGGTTCGGATCGCTGCGGATCTGTCAATTCAGACCTTTGCGGCTCGCCAGGCCGAGCCCGACACAACCGACTTTATGAAACAGGTCTTCGAGCTGCGCGCTCAACGGGTTGCCGAGATCAAGCAGGCTGGACGACTGGTCTGGATCCGAGAAACAGGAACGAGTGCGCGAATGCTTGAGTCTGTTGAGACCAAGCTGCTGCCCATGCGGGAGCGGTGGGATGACATTGAGGTCCCTACGGATCCCGAACTGGCTGAGGTTCTGCTGACATGGGCATGGGACCTTCCAGAGATGGCTGAAGCGGTCAAGGAGCTGTACCGAGGCGTTCCGCCTGTGCGCTCGGAGTTCATTCGGGTATTAGAAGGATGGATCGATGGCCAGCCGTTGATCGAGTTAGCACGACGAGCGGGCATTGACATCGACGAAATGCTAGGCGTTCACGCCAGGGTAATTAGCTACGTACTTCAGGTCGCGGTTGAACAGGGCGTCGGCCTACTCAAGAAGCTACTCGAGGCGGGCGATCGCGAACTGGCACAAGCCGTCGTCGACTTTCCCGAGCACCTGCGTTTCGGTGTCCCGACGGCGGCAGCGAAGGTGCTTGCGGCCGGCGGTGTCCGGCATCGTCGAGCTGCGGTCGCGCTCGGCCGAAGCCCCGAGCTTGGGACGCTGGTTGACCGCGCAGCGGTGTTTTCCACTGCTCGACACCTGCTCGATGACCGGGAGCAGTGGCTGCCAGCGATGGGGCGACTGGTGCTGGAGAACACGCTAGAGGATCTGCAAAATCCAAGTATATTCGATGATGAGTAATAGATTCCCACGAGATGAGCGTTATAAGCTGAGCGTTATATTAGGCTACGGATAAATGCCCGCTTTTGGCTTTAAGTGCTCAGCATGCCTTTGAGAGAAGCAATCTTGCGCCCCTCATAGGCATGCTGTTCGAAAGAGGGAGGCTCGTGAGCGGTACACCAGTGGTACACACACCAGCTTCGTATGCTATCCTCAAATTTCGCTAACCTACTGATTCCAAAGAACTGTACCTTTCGCTCGATTACGGTTGCTTTTCCTTGTGTGTCAGTAACTTACTGTTTTAAAAGCGAACTAATAATCCCCTAGTCTGATCCTAAAGGATGCAGCCGACCAATTTTCTCCAGTCTTATTCTCCCCCAGCCAAGCCCCCGTACGTCCCCTTGAAATACAACAACGGCCGCGCTGTCCCCGCAACATCCAGATTCATTCCTTTCACTTCTCCGATCACGATCAGGTGATCACCTGCCGGGTACTCAGCGTGAATCTTGCAGTCGAGCCAGTGTAGGCTGTCATTGATCACCGGGTTACCGAGGGGGGAGAGTTGCCAGTCGATGCCTTGCCATTTGTCTGCGCCACGCATGGCGAACTGGTTGGAGACGTGGCTCTGCTCGCTGGAGAGAATGTTGACGGCGAAGCGCTCTGCCTGGCGGATCTTCGGGTAGCTGAAGGAGCTTGCCTTGACGCTGAAGGAGACCAGAGGCGGATTCATCGAGACGCTGTAGAACGACTGACAGGTGAAGCCGATCGGCTCGTCGTCGACCTGGGTGGTGATGATGGTGATGCCGGAGGCGAAGTGGCCGAGGGCTTCACGGAAACTGGCGGGGTCGATGGTGGTGTCAGCTTTGGTTTCAGTATCGGAGAGTGACATGGCAGGTCCTGCAAGATTAGGGGAGGTGGTAACAATCAGCCGTGGGGGAGGGGCTGCAGCGATATCGTGGGACTGAGAGTTTGAGTGACAAGGGTGAGAGTGATGAAAAAATGGCCGTCGTGAATCCTTCACGATGGCCATTTTTGTTTGCGGCGGTGTCCGCCGCAGCGGCTTCCACTCTTGAGCACTATCGTCGGGCCAACTCGGGTCGGTACTAGCCTGGCGCTATCTGTCAGTGCTGTGTCCGGGCCCGCTCTATGCATTGGCCAGTTCAGTGTCTCGGCAAGCGATCAGCGCTGTGCTTCGAGTTCCTTGCGCACGATGGCGGCGCCGGCGCTGAGTGCTTGCAGCTTGCCGCGGGCGACTTCACGGGAGAGCGGAGCCATGCCGCAGTTGGTGCAGGGGTAGAGCTTGTCGGCATCCACGAACTTAAGCGCCTTGCGCAGGGTCTCGGCGACTTCTTCCGGTGTCTCGATGGTGTTGTTGGCGACATCGATGGCGCCGACCATGACCTTCTTGCCACGGATCAGCTCGATCAGCTCCATCGGCACGTGGGAGTTGTGGCATTCCAGCGAGACGATATCGATGTTGGATTGCTGAAGCTTGGGGAAGGCTTCTTCGTACTGACGCCATTCGGAGCCCAGGGTGCTCTTCCAGTCGGTGTTGGCCTTGATGCCGTAGCCGTAACAGATGTGGACGGCGGTCTCGCACTTGAGGCCTTCGATCGCACGCTCCAGCGTGGCGATGCCCCATTCATTCACTTCATCGAAGAACACGTTGAAGGCCGGTTCATCGAACTGGATGATGTCGACGCCTGCCGCTTCAAGTTCCTTGGCTTCCTCGTTGAGGATCTTGGCGAATTCCCACGCCAGCTTCTCGCGGCTCTTGTAATGGCCATCGAAGAGGGTGTCGACCATGGTCATCGGTCCCGGCAGTGCCCACTTGATCGGTTGATCGGTCTGCGAGCGCAGGAACTTGGCATCTTCGACGAACACCGGCTTCTGGCGGGAGACCGGGCCGACAACGGACGGCACGCTGGCTTCGTAGCGATCACGGATCTTGACGGTTTCGCGCTTCTCGAAATCCACACCATTCAGGTGCTCGATGAAGGTGGTGACGAAGTGCTGACGCGATTGCTCGCCATCGCTGACGATGTCGATCCCGGCATGCTGCTGTTCCTGCAGGGAGACGCGCAGGGCATCCTGCTTGCCCGCGACCAGTGCCTCACCTTCGAGTTTCCAGGGGGACCAGAGGGCCTCCGGTTCGGCGAGCCAGGACGGTTTCGGCAGGCTGCCAGCGGTGGAGGTCGGGAGTAATCTCGTCATGATGAATAACCTTGTCCTTGGAATGGTTCAGATAGCGAATGTCGTTCGTCGATCAGCGCGCGCTGTTTGCGGATTGATGTGCTGAACAATGATGAATTTATCGGTTGGCGGACCAGTTGGCGGACCACTGCTCGAGCAGGTTCTGGTAGGGCTTGATGAAGCTCTCTTCCACGAACTTGCCCTGCTCGATGGCGAGCTGGCTGCGCTCTTCGCGGTCGTACACGATGCGCGTCAGTGAATGGTCCTGCTGCTTCAGGCTCGCCTGATAGGATTTACCGGCCACGGAATTGGCGTTGTAGACCTCAGGACGATAGATCTTCTGGAAGGTGTCCATGGTGCTGATGGTGCTGATCAGTTCCAGATTGCTGTAATCGTTGAGCAGGTCGCCGGTGTGGTAGAAGGCCAGCGGCGCAACGCTGCCCGGCGGCATGAAGTAGCGCACCTTCAGGCCCATCTTGTTGAAGTACTCATCGGTCAGGGAATCATCATCCTGGCGATATTCCACCCCGAGGATCGGGTGCACGTTCTCGGTCTGCTCATAGGTCTTGGTGGTCGAGACGCTGATGCAGATGACCGGCGGCTTCTTGAAGCATTCCTTGTAGGCAGCAGAACCCACGAAGGCCTGGAACAGATTGCCGTGCAGTACGCCGAACTGCTCCGGCACGCTGAAGGAGTCCTTGCCCTTGTTGTGCTCCAGCAGTCGCACGCTGAAGTCATAATCGCGCACGTAGGACGAGAAGTTGTTGCCGGTCACGCCGTCAATGCGCTGATTCGTCAGGTGGTCGACGATGGTGGTCTGCAGGATCTCGATGATCGGCAGGGCATTGTCGGAACGGGCGGCATCGAGATTCAGCTCGACGGAGATGATGTCCAGCTCGACGGAGTAACGGTCGCCCTTGGGGTTGTCCCAGTTGGCCAGCGCATTGAATCGGTTGTTGATCATGTTCAGCGTGTTGCGCAGGTTCTGCTGACGGCTCTCACCCCGCGCCAGGTTGGCGAAATTGGTGGTCAGGCGGGTGTTTTCCGCCGGAACGTAGTTCTCGTCGAAGCGCAGACTGTTGATGCTGAAACCGAATTCGTTGCTCATGGCGTTCACCCTGATCCTGAGAGAGAAAATTCACTGTGTCGTCGACATCTTCCCGTGATCTTTCAGGCGTCTCGTGAGCGGGTTGCTCTCTCTGAGAACGCATCCATGCCGGGAGAGGCACGCTGCTCGCCATCACGTTCCATGTGCTGGCTGTGAAGTGCAGCGTCATGGGAAGTCTTCATCAACGATCTGATGCAGGTGAGTATCCATTTCAGGGCTTCATGAGACAAACTGGATTTTTTAATATTCAAGTTGAGTGAAATTCATGATGGTGGCGAGCGTCATGTTTGCCGCTGAGAAAGCAGGCGAGACGAGCGGAGGAGGCGGGCTCAGCAAGTGCGCAATGTGAGCCGCAGAGACGTTGACGTGAGGAGTGGGTAAGAGGGGTAGGAGGGGAAAGAATGGAAAACACAAGCTAGCCCAAACTTCCGCTCGGGCCAGCTGGTGTGGCAGGCACCTGACGCTTCAGAGCACGACATCCTCATGCACTCTTCATGCTCTTCACACTCGGCCATGAAGATGCAGCTGGTTCATGAGGCGAGCGGCTGATGATTAGGCGCGACCAGGCCATGACGGCGCATGCGGCGGTAGATAGTGGGTCGCGAGACGCCGAGTTGGCGGGCAACCTGGCTGATGTTCCAGTCCGTGTGGCGCAACAGCTCGAGCAATTCGCCTGCCTCTGTCCCAGCCTCCGCAGATGTGAACGTTGGAGAGCCAGTGCTTGAGGAACCGCTGGATGCAACGAGGGAGGAAGCGGCAAATGGGCTGGTAGTCCCGCAGGCACTGCCGGTGTTGGCCTGGCAGATCTCCGGAAGATCATGCAGGGTGATTTCATCGCCTTCCGCGGTGGCCATCGCGAAGGCAATCGCATTGCGCAGTTGGCGTATGTTGCCCGGCCAGTGATGACTCAGCAGCGCACTGATGGTATCGGCGCGCAGGTGGAGTGACTGTTCACGTTCGGCTTGCAGTTCCGCATGCAGCTTGCGAATGAGGTAGTGACGATCGGCACGTTCGCGCAGTGCGGGTAACAGGAGTTCGGCGCCGTTGAGTCGGTAGTAGAGGTCTTCGCGGAATTGCCCGCTGGCGATCAGCTCCGTGACATCACGATGGGTGGCAGTGATGACGCGAATATCCACCTTGATGGGTGTCTCGGCCCCCAGTGGTGACACCTCTCGCTCGGCGAGCACGCGCAGCAGGCGCGACTGGAGCGGCAGCGGCATGTCACCGATCTCATCCAGAAACAGCGTGCCGCCGTCGGCCTGTTGGATCAGGCCACGCATGCCCTTGGGCCTTCCTCCCGTGAAGGCGCCCGGCAGATAGCCGAAGAGTTCACTTTCAATCAGCGATTCCGGAATGGCGGCGCAGTTCACCGCCACGAAGGGTGCCTTGGCGCGTGGTCCGCTGTCATGCAGCGCCCGCGCCAACACTTCCTTGCCGGTCCCCGTCTCGCCACGAATCAGGATGCTCACGTTTTCATGGCGCATTCGGCGCGCCAGCTTGAGCAGCCGGTGCATGGAAGGGTCATCTCCCGCGAGCTGGTCCAGCTCGGGCACCGGGTCATCCTGCTGGCTGACGGTGGGGATAGCCTTCACCGGATAGCCGCGCGGCTCGATCAGGGTCACGAAGACGGTGGCATCGTCCGCCCGCAGGCGGAATGCACGAATCTGATCCCGGTTGGCGTGCGGGATGCTCAGCAGCTCATTAAGCTCTCCATCGAACAGTTGCGTGACGGCGGGCAGGGTGGAGACCGTCCACGGTGGCCAGCGTTCAAGATGCGCATCTATCAGGCGTCGGCCCTCGTGATTGGCGGCGATCACCTTGCCATCTTCCTGAATGGCAAACAGGCCCCGACCATTCAGGTGCACGAATTCCCGTGCCGTGTCGAAGCGCAGGATCAGGCAATCCCGATAGCGATGCAGGAAGTACGCATCCTCGATCATGCGGGCATGCAGGGTGACGAGGGAGAGCGCAAAGGTCTGGCTCTCCTGCGGGCGGGGCGACTTCAGCGCCGAGATGTCGAGGGCGGCGATCACACGCCCCTGGGGATCGGTGATGGGGGCTGCGGTGCAGGTCAGGTCGATGTGGGTAGCATCGAAGTGCTCACGCTGATGGCAGGTGACGGCTGCGCCATCGTGCAGACAGGTGCCCGCCGCCGAGGTGCCGGCATAGCGCTCGTTCCAGTCCGAGCCGAGATAGAGGCCCGCGCGCCGCAGCTCACTCAATTGATCACGTTGGCCCCGGAAATCCACCGCAATACCGCGTTGATCGGTGAGGATCAGCGCATAGCCATGTTGTGCGATCTGACTATAGAGCCGCTCCACCCCGGCACGCGCCACGTGCAGCAGCTCATCCGCCGATTCCTGATGATCGCGCAGCGCCTGCTGGGTGAGAACGCGGACGGGGCGAGGGCGGCTGGGGTCGAGCTGATATTCCTCCAGACAGCGCTGCCAGGAACGACGGATGACGTCGCGCTGCGTCTCGGGGAAGACGTCGCGTCCTTCGCCCAGTTGCATCAGGGTCCGGATATGCTGCCGCTTGTCGGGCTGCATCGTTTCGAGTTGGCGGATCATGGCTGCCTCGGCGCTGGCCGTCTCGGGACGGCTCTTTTGGTAGTGGCTATGGCGCTTGTGAAAGTGGTGATGGCTCTTGTGAAAGTGGCAATCGCGGTTGTCACAATAGCGGCCATAGCGAAAGCGGCGTGTGCTCCTTCAAGCGTATGCGGTGTGGCGGGAGCGTCAATCACCCTGTCCTGCATCCTTGGTCGGGGCGTTACAGGTGTAACGCGACGTGTCAGGCGTACGGCGTACAGTTGTCACGAAGAAGGTGAAACGCCCAGCGAGACGAAGAGGATGGTGATGCGGTAGTGGCGAATATTTGTCATTCACGACAGGTGCTTACGAGCTTTGTCAGTCGTGCATGACGAAGCTGGCATGCTTGATGCCTTGGATGGAAGGCGTGACTACAACATCCAACAACACGCGGAGAGACGCCATGACCGCACGCACGCCAACTCAGATCGCTCAGCAATGGCTCGATGATTTCGAGTCCTCCCTGGCTCAGCGCGATATCGCCCGGGTTCTCTCGTTGTTTGGCGAGGAATGCTACTGGCGCGATTTGATCGCCTTCACCTGGAATCTCAAGACGTCGGAGGGCAAGGACGAGATCCAGTCGATGCTCGCGGCGACCCTCGAGCATGTCGCTCCCTCTCACTGGCAACTGGATGGTGAGGCCAGTGAGGCAGGCGGCATCGTCGAGGCCTGGTTCACCTTCGAGACCGCCGATGCACGCGGCAAGGGCTTGTTGCGCCTGAAGGAAGGGCGCTGCTGGACACTGTTGACCGCCATGCGCGAACTCAAGGAATTCCCCGAACCGCTGGGTATGCAACGCCCCAAGGGCGCCGAGCATGGTGCCAACAAGCAGCGTGAGACCTGGCTTGAGTCGCGTCAGCGCGAAGAGGCTGAGCTGGGCTACGAGCGCCAGCCGTATTGCGTGATCATCGGTGGTGGTCAGGGCGGCATCGGGCTGGCCGCAAGGCTCAGACAGATGGATGTGCCGACCATCGTGATCGACAAGAATCCGCGCGCGGGCGATGCCTGGCGCAATCGCTACAAGTCCCTGTGTCTGCATGATCCGGTGTGGTACGACCACATGCCTTACATCCCCTTCCCGGCAAACTGGCCGGTCTTCGCGCCCAAGGACAAGGTCGCGGACTGGCTGGAGATGTACACCAAGATCATGGAGCTCAATTACTGGAACTCCACGACCTGTGAGAGTGCTCAGTTCGATGAGGCGAGCGGCGAGTGGGTGGTCGAGGTGGTACGCGACGGCAAGCCCGTGACCTTGCGTCCCAAGCAGCTGGTGCTGGCCACAGGCATGTCGGGTATGCCCAATGTGCCGCACTTCCCGGGAGCTGAAACCTTCGAAGGTGAGCAGCAACACTCCAGCCAGCACCCGGGGCCGGATGCCTATCGTGGCAAGAAGGTGGTCGTGGTGGGCGCCAACAATTCCGCTCACGATATCTGCGCTGCGCTGTGGGAGCACGATGCAGACGTGACCATGCTGCAACGCTCCTCCACGCATGTGGTGAAGTCCAACTCGCTGATGGAAGAGGCGCTGGGGCCGCTCTATTCCGAGCAGGCGGTGCAGAGCGGTATCGACCACCACAAGGCGGACCTGATCTTTGCCTCGATTCCCTATCGGATACTGCCCGACTTCCAGCGGCCGATCTTCGATGCGATCCGTAAGCGCGACGCCGACTACTACCGCCGGTTGGAGGCGGCGGGGTTCCTGCTCGATTTCGGCGATGACGACTCGGGCCTGTTCCTGAAATACCTGCGCCGCGGCTCCGGCTACTACATCGATGTGGGCGCCTGTGAACTGGTCGCCAAGGGTGACATCAAGCTACGCAGTGGCGTTGGCATCGAGCGCATCAATCCGCGCTCGGTCACCTTGACCGATGGCTCGGAATTGCCCGCCGATCTGATCGTCTATGCCACCGGCTACGGCTCGATGAATGGCTGGGCGGCGCGAATCATCTCGCAGGAGGTCGCCGACAAGGTCGGCAAATGCTGGGGCATGGGCTCCGATACGCTCAAGGATCCCGGTCCCTGGGAGGGCGAGCTGCGCAACATGTGGAAGCCGACCCAGCAGCAGGCGTTATGGTTCCACGGCGGCAACCTGCACCAGTCCCGCCACTACTCCCAGTATCTGGCGCTGCAGCTCAAGGCGCGGCTCGAGGGTATCCCGACGCCGGTCTACGGCCTTCAGGAAGTCCACCACCTGAGCTGAGGCCAGTGGCGCTGGACCGTGTGCCAGCGTCATGGCAGCAGCGCAGCATTTGCAGATTTCAGTGAGAGATTCAGGAGACGACTCATGCAACTGAACGACAAGATTGCACTGGTGACAGGGGGCGGGCGCGGTATCGGTCAGGGGATCGCGCTGGCATTGGCCAAGGCGGGGGCAGACGTGGTGGTGGCGGATTTGGACCTCGCCATTGCTCGTGAGACAGCGGCGCAAGTGGAGGCACTGGGCAGACGGTGCCTGGTGCTGCAGGTCGATGTCGCGGATGCGGCATCCGTGCGGCGCTTGATCGAAGAGGCCGAAGCCGGACTTGGCCCACTTGATATCGCCGTCAACAATGCTGGCATCATCGGCATCCATTCCATCGATGCGCTGACAGTGGAGGAGTGGGACCGCGTCATGAACGTCAATGCGCGAGGCACCTTCCTATGCACTCAGGCCGAGGTCGCCGTGATGCGCTCACGCCGCGTCGGGCGGATCATCAACGTGGCCTCGATGGCCGGCAAGGTCGGCTTCCCTGACTTGTCGCACTACTGTGCCTCGAAGTTCGCCGTTATCGGCTTTACCAACGCCGTCGCCAAGGAAGTCGCAGCGGAAGGCATCACCGTCAATGCGATCTGCCCAGGCGTGGTGGGCACCGGCATGTGGCGGGGCGAGAGCGGGCTCTCGGCACGCTGGAGCGAAGAAGGTGAAAGCGAGCCCGCTGCATGGGAGCGCCTGCAGAAGAGCCTGCTGCCCCAGGGAGTCGCCCAGACACCTGAGGACATGGGGCAGCTGGTGGTCTACCTCGCCCAGGCCGAGCATGTGACAGGGCAGGCCATCGCCGTCGATGGTGGCTTCACGCTGTGAGTCAGGAATGAGCCAGCATTGAGTCAGCATAGAGAGCAA
It includes:
- a CDS encoding SDR family NAD(P)-dependent oxidoreductase, producing MQLNDKIALVTGGGRGIGQGIALALAKAGADVVVADLDLAIARETAAQVEALGRRCLVLQVDVADAASVRRLIEEAEAGLGPLDIAVNNAGIIGIHSIDALTVEEWDRVMNVNARGTFLCTQAEVAVMRSRRVGRIINVASMAGKVGFPDLSHYCASKFAVIGFTNAVAKEVAAEGITVNAICPGVVGTGMWRGESGLSARWSEEGESEPAAWERLQKSLLPQGVAQTPEDMGQLVVYLAQAEHVTGQAIAVDGGFTL